ACACAGCATGGAGAGCCCCAATGAAAACATCTAAATGACAGTGATCAAGGTCTGCCACTCCACTGAAGTCATGGAAACATGGCGGCCTTATCTTATCCTATCACGCCTGGTCATCAAGGAGCCTGCTCGTGTTATTTTCTTTACTGCCCCACTTGTGTCCAGCCCCCCCTAATCTGACCGATGGGCGAACCCTAAACATAACATCTCTGTCCTCGTGCCTAAACCCCAACCAATGAGAGGCGGCTCTTGCAGCCAGTATATGTATCTAGTGACCGTGTCAGGtaccgggaggggggggcttcGTTGTAATTTAATAAGCAGGGTTGACTAAACACAAGGAAGTCCAGGGAGACTGCAAACTTCTACTTAATTTTCCAGTTTACTGAGTTTACTGACTGCTTACAATTTATTATGTTTAAATGCAGTGCCttgctctacctcctgggctAAACAGGGAATAGAACCCCTCATATAATATATCCCCCCTGCCTTGCTCTAACTACTGAGCACCTTAAGAGGTAGACCCCTGAACCGCAGTGTCTTCATATCGATGGCCATGGGAAGTGGAGGCGGGCTAGCAGGTGTAGATGGTGTGTGATTGGAccagacggtgtggtggtggtgagctgtgattggctgctgtgcGGGCGTACCTCTGGCTGGGGTCCCAGCCCCCCTCGGGGATGGTGGGCAGGTCGGGGACGCTGCAGGAGCTGCTCTGGAGGTTCTGGGCGGTGCGGCGCGACACCACCCACAGCAGCTTCTTGTGGTTGGGCCGGCTGCAGCGCGGCGAGGCGTAGTCCGACAGGCAGCGGGCCACGCGCTCGGCCCAGCACTGGAGCTCTGCGTCTGCAATCTGACAGGAGGACGCTTAGAGCTCTTACTGGGAAACACCTGGAACCCAGGGCTCTACTGGGAAACACCTGGAACCCAGGGCTCTTACTGACTGGTTAGGGTGCTCATCCTGGGTTTCTAGTGGTGTGTTTCCCGTTATAAAACACTGGACTGGTTTGACTTGGCCCAGCAGCCCAACGCGGCTTGGATCTTCGTCCCCTTCACTACAGGGCTGCCCTCTAGAAGGGAGTCTCCTTAACTGATAAGTCTTATTGTCCCCAATTTGGTTTTATACAGTTAGATGTAATTGGTTAGTTTAAGAGACATTAAATATATTTCAAACAAACAGAATGACAATGAATTCCAAGATGATGAATTCAGTTTGACTTGTGAATAGTTCCCCTTATTTGCTTCTTTATGTCAATAGCTCATTGAAAGGCTATTGGAGGAGCTGTCAAGCTAGGTGAAGGCCTATTGGAGGATGAGGAGTGGGGGAAGGTACCTTGAGGTGTCTCTGCACGTGACAGGTCATCTCCCACATGTCCTCTGATTGGATGGCCTTGATCTCATGAcggaggagagcgagggcgagcacggaaggctgagagagagagagagagagagagagagtgaagactCTGAACTGTGTTTACACACTTCTGTATCCAGTATGTGCGGACAATTACGTGGCTTGGAGGAAACTACTTCCTACCTTGGCTTTAGAGAACGACATGCAGCGTAGACATGCCTTTAGCTGAGCTTCCAGTTTCTCCAGACTCAACACCTCCTTCCtgtcagcaacacacacacacacacacacacacttagaaacCCCaccatatacatacacacttaAAACCTGTTCATATACACATAAAACTTAGAAACACCACACCTCACCATTATGTACATatttcatacacacaaacccttTAAAGCACTACGCAGTTACACTATACATTCACCGGTTCCCAGGCTGGTTTCACTTTGGGGTGTATGTGCGGACTGTATGTCCTTTAAATACACGACTGGTTATGTAAGGTCTGAGATGGCAGCTTATCAGCAGAGTTCAGTGTTACATGGAGGATCACTGATAGTCAGACATCACCTGACTCATGTTTACTCACATCTTCAGCTGGACATGTTCCCCTAATGGAAAGTTGTTAACTTTACCTAACAAACCAAAACCGAAATTGTTTTACAAACTCCATGCTGATGATATGCTGTTTATAACCGGTTATAAACTGGTCCCTTGACCTGATCGTTTTTAGGTATTTATAACGGGTTTATATCTATCGATAGATATCGCTTTATATCTTGCTATCTATGACTGTGTTTGAACTGTAAACACTGTGGTGTCATCCGCTGACCTGGACGGCGATTGGCCGAGGGCCACCTGGTGGTACAGGTGCAGGAAGGTGAGGGGGGTGACGGCGCTGCTGGTGAAGTGCAGCTTCTCCGCCACGATCTTCTCCATGCGGCTGAGGTCGGAGGCGGTGAAGCGGCGCTGGCCGATGCGGATCAGCTCGTGGCCGGAGGACAGCATGGCGTCGGGTGCGCTGCGCTGGGCCGCCAGGTGTAGGCAGCTCAGGCCCACGCAGGAGAGGTGTTTGGGCTGCACCTGGGAGAGGGACGCACGTCAGGTACGCCCAGACATAGCATCGCCGACAGATCTGGTGTCAGACTCACTTAAGACTGGACCCAAACGTACAGACGTATGGTCTATGATTTATAAAGACATGGGTCGGCTCCAGAGGAGGCTTTCACAGCCCTTGGACACCTCCGTGTCCTGGAAGGGTGTGCGTGCTACTGCCTGGCTCATGGGGTCCGGTCTGGGCAGTCTTACCCGCATCAGCGCCAGGAAGCGGTCCAGCAGGTTGACGGCCAGGACGAAGGTCTGCGTGCTGTAGCCGAAGAAGCTGCTCAGGCCCCACAGGTCCTCCACCTGGGCGTCTCGGCACTTAGCCGAGATCCCCGCGCCGTTCTGGAAGCACACAAACAGGGTCAACTCACTGACAACCAGGGGGAGGGATGGTATACCAATGAGTAGGACTCTATACCATGTCACTTAGTAGGCGTGGCATTATAAATTACCGGTGGTATGATTCAAATTCACTTCACAACCAGTAGAACTTTTCATTCTAATTTAAGTTTCACAATACTGTCAGCTGTAATCATGACAATAAGGTTAATTATATGAAtaactattaataataattacctGTTCTGTAGATTCAATCAAATTCAACCCCGTTTCCTTCGGTATATAATACCCTTCTTGTTCATAGTTGGCCCTCAGTTCCTTCATCAACTTGaaggcgtccatgttgttgtaTTGTTCTTCAGCACAGTGTCGTCACTGCGAAAAGAGACGTCATGTTATGTTCATGTTATCGCAGGAGACTGAGTCGTCTCCGCACCTCCTGGCCCCGCCACCAGAGGGCCaggccccggccccgccccccgccccagcTGGGCTTTCGGTGTCACATTTCCTCCGAGCCCTTCTCCTTCCTTAGCTCGAAGACCACTCGGGATTCTCATTATACAATCGGTGATAAATAACCCGAATATCACAGAACTGTTTAATATAGATGATTCGTATTCGTTGAGGTCGTCAGCGGTGTTGTATATGGTTATATATGGTTAAAGGTGTAGGAGctatcagtagtagtagtgcATCCtgagacggggggagggggacgctTTCCATTTTCAGCTCAGCTGATCAACATTGGTCGGTTGCCATGTAATGTAAGGTTTAACGGGAGATATTATAATAATGAGAATAACCACATTATTGATAGGGCTAGTACCAAATCGATAAGGTGATTGAGAAATTCCAATTTAGTCTACACCCAAATCCAAGTGTAAAATACCTCATCGAAAAGTGACCTTTACAAACAACAGACTGGATTTACACCATATAAAATCATATTAAACGATATTAAAAACACAACCATAAACCTGAACGATGGATGATTGATTTGGCAATGAATGAAGGTGGAGGATTCTCACTTGGTTTGTTACATTTCCATGATCTTTATGATCAACGACTGACAACAACACAATAACGATACcccacaaataaatacatattctACCACGGGTATTTAACATCTAAACACGGTGCAAAATCAACCATCTCTAAATATTACGCTATAACCTAATTTCGCTTCCATATTCCTGATGTTTGTTTTCTTGGACTATGACAATGATTGACGGGTTAACCTAGTAAGAGCTGCTCTATCAACATACTCTGTGGTTAATGTGTTTTTATCTTACATGTAATATTAGCTTCGCTTTGGTAAGATGTTTCTCGAAGTATAATGTGAAATATGTACCTGTAATTCTGCGTTAAATCCACATATATGCAGCTTACTATTTGGTAATCCTTTTCTTCTGCTGTGTCTCTCggttctctcttctcttttgttGACGTTCAGGAGATACACGCCCACACCGTGATGGCTTTAGCCAGGAGCCAATCAGCGGGCTCCCTCAGGAGGTTCGCAACCACACTGTGATGTCTGTAGTTAGGGACCAACCTACAGCGTTCAGAGGGGGACACCGCCTTCTTTGGTGTTTAACGTCAAACATTAAAGAATAAATGATAATGTATGCTCTGTATGACACATATATGTTCGTAATATTAGAAAGCTGTATTTCTGATGATATAaaggttttttttaaaggagCAACCGCTTGTAGTTTATTAGACGTTTAAAGGCGTTGTTATGAGACAACCACATTCTTGTCGTTGTCACCAACCAATCAGAAAACGCGATATTTGGGCGTTCAAAAAGTCCGCCCAAAATGCAAGCCTGTGATTGGCCCCTGGAGgcacagaaaatgtatacatttcattgtcctttttttttctctgaagatAAGCCTTTGAGACGTGAGCGTTTATCATACTAAGATAAAATAGACACAGCATTGTacggttgatttttttttaccattgttTTGCAAGGACATGGGttaaatgtttaatttattcaaaagattaaCTTCTAACCTCCGTTGTGTTCTGCAATGGACCTTATACAAAAATGGCGTAGTTACTAGTTTAATcatctttaatatatatatttatttattaaattattttataaaaataattatataaataaatgtacatatttattAAATCAAGTTATCTTTGCATAGAATGGAATGTGAGAGTCTATGATGTATGATGTAGAAGTCACTCTTTGGTAACGGAGTGTAACTGAGCGTTTGAGGGGCGGGTCTTCTGTCTTCCCCTCGTCGGAAGTAGGCGCAGACGTCCCTTCTTTTTTATATCCATTAAAAAAGGACTCCCCCTTTCCCCCATAAAGAGAAACATGGAGGCCAAAATGGAAGAGTAAACGAAAAACGGGAACATAATTCACCCCTTTTGTTTTCTTAAATCGTGTGGACCGGATGAAATCCAACTGTGGTTTTCGCCGCTTCGCCGGGGAGGTAAGGCTCCGTCTATGATCTGGACACAGTAAGGCTCTTGAGGGAGGTAGGGCTCCGTCTATGATCTGGACACAGTAAGGCTTTTGAGGGAGGTAGGGCTCCGTCTATGACACGGTGTACTTGAAATACAACGGAGCTTAAACGTCCCTGCGTTTACCCAGCACCGCTGTCCTCACAAACTCACAGATAAAACACTGTTAAATGTTATTGATTGACAGCTAtgtgtatacatatttatattttatcaaCAAAATGTTATTTGCATCTGAAGTGTTTCGTTCCGGGTAATAGCCGAAGCCAAGTTACCACTACACCTGCTGTTTAGCGATTTTACCTAAAGTAAAcctaaattaaaataatattttacaGTTGATGTTGTTATACTTTGATCGTATACAAATGTAGTACCTTTTAATTCCTAATATAGACTATGTTCCTAAAATACACTATGATTAGGTATATTGTATTGACGGAGAGTATATTCTCTCCGTCATCTCAGTTTTCTTCATCGAAGTGGCTTCAAATGTTTTCTCTTCCCTACATTCAATGCCCTCCTACACAAGTGTAGCTTACACATCATTTGGTGCATACTTATAAAGAAATTAAGGTATAAAAGGGTTTATAGCCTGTCTTTATCAATGTAATGTGAAATTCCATGTAATATATCGTCTCCTTTAGACActtgtatttttattatggTTCATAGTATCTTGAAGCTCCACTAACTGTTGCACATAAAGTCTTAGTTGTATAATGCGTTGTTGTTATCCTCTTATCTGTAATATGGTATCATAACCTATGTCTCTAAATCCCTGTACTTTCGGTTCAATCATTTTACTTTCTCAAGCCAGTTACTGCAATGGGTTTTAGTCTTAATaataaaaccaaaaaacacTAAATCCAATGTCAAGATCATATTATAAACTTGTCCTACGGTATTATGCCCTATGTCTCCACTACACCTGTggagaacaaaaacacaagcactGAAGGcaacatcactcacacacacacacacacacacacacacacacacacacacacacacacacacacacacacacacacacacacacacacacacacacacacacacacacacacacacacattctatatCAACGTTACTGAGTTTACAAAAGCAGAGGCGTTTACAAAAACGTCTAAGGTGTACGGAGACATCTTGCAATATATGAATTTTATTGTTAGGTGTATAATGATTCCCATGAGTATCTATACTGGTCCCCCATAACCTAGTTATAAAGTGTTTCCACTGAGTCTGTATTTGTAAGGTTTTGGTTATATTTGATTACACTTTTTAAAATACTTGATTCTAATCCAGAGGTCTGTTATTTCTGTATTACAACATGCTGCTAAGAATATAAGACCGTAGCTATGGACGCTATTTTCATCTGTAaacaattctttatttttttaatcaatcatatatatatttttattttgtgtgaaatgattgagtTAAGTAGCCACAATATGACCAGCATAATAAACCCAGAGCCTGTCATTATTATAAACCCTGAGAGGGTGATGCAGGACCAAGACGCAAAGCTGAGGGGGCTGGCATCACCTGGAAGCCCTTGCTGTATACATGATCCTTTATGTaaggtgtgtctctgtgttgtattgatggtgtgtgtgttctctctgtaCCTCCAGGTAGCTGTATCTGCTGGGGAGGTTGGCTCGACCGGGATAGGTAGAGATGAAATTTACCGAACCCTGGGAGCGCCAGAGGCTGTGTTCTCTTCTGGAGAACGCAGTCTCTAGGGAAGCCATGATGTGGAAGGCCTACGTGCCAAAGAAGCCCTCCCCACAG
This Gadus macrocephalus chromosome 19, ASM3116895v1 DNA region includes the following protein-coding sequences:
- the ccng2 gene encoding cyclin-G2, translating into MDAFKLMKELRANYEQEGYYIPKETGLNLIESTEQNGAGISAKCRDAQVEDLWGLSSFFGYSTQTFVLAVNLLDRFLALMRVQPKHLSCVGLSCLHLAAQRSAPDAMLSSGHELIRIGQRRFTASDLSRMEKIVAEKLHFTSSAVTPLTFLHLYHQVALGQSPSRKEVLSLEKLEAQLKACLRCMSFSKAKPSVLALALLRHEIKAIQSEDMWEMTCHVQRHLKIADAELQCWAERVARCLSDYASPRCSRPNHKKLLWVVSRRTAQNLQSSSCSVPDLPTIPEGGWDPSQSEDSSEDLSSGEESLSSSLEGEGAYFPLHLRRRR